In the Helicobacter cetorum MIT 99-5656 genome, CGCATAGCCCTTGATTTGCTTGGCGATGAGAATAAGATAGAATTTGTTCCTGTAGAAGCTTCAGCTAGAGTGGAGTTCTTAAAGGCTAATAAAGTAGATATTATTATGGCGAATTTCACACACACCAAAGAGAGAGAAGAAGTGATAGATTTTGCTAAGCCATATATGAAAGTCGCCCTAGGCGTTGTGTCTAAAGATGGGGTGATTAAAGATGTAGAAGATTTGAAAGATAAAACACTTATTGTAAATAAAGGCACGACAGCGGATTTCTACTTCACCAAGAATTACCCGAATATCAAACTTTTGAAATTTGAACAAAATACTGAGACTTTCTTGGCCCTTTTAAAAGATAAGGCTATCGCACTAGCTCATGATAACACCCTGTTATTCGCTTGGGCAAAACAACACCCTGAATTTAAGGTAGGCATTACAAGTCTTGGCGACAATGATGTGATTGCCCCAGCGATTAAAAAAGGTAATCCTAAGCTTTTGGAATGGCTTAACAATGAAATTGATGCTCTCATTTCTAGTGACTTTTTAGAAGAAGCCTATAAAGAGACTTTAGAGCCTGTTTATGGAGATGAGGTTAAACCTAAAGAAATTATTTTTGATTGATTTCTTCATTGAAAATCTTTTTATGCATTTCATTCATGGATTTCAAGCCATCAAATGCTAGAAGATT is a window encoding:
- a CDS encoding cysteine ABC transporter substrate-binding protein, with amino-acid sequence MKTNRLFKVWGAFLVLMALFFSACSDSQKEKQDALEVIQQRGVLKVGVFSDKPPFGFVDAKGEYQGFDIAIAKRIALDLLGDENKIEFVPVEASARVEFLKANKVDIIMANFTHTKEREEVIDFAKPYMKVALGVVSKDGVIKDVEDLKDKTLIVNKGTTADFYFTKNYPNIKLLKFEQNTETFLALLKDKAIALAHDNTLLFAWAKQHPEFKVGITSLGDNDVIAPAIKKGNPKLLEWLNNEIDALISSDFLEEAYKETLEPVYGDEVKPKEIIFD